In Ostrea edulis chromosome 4, xbOstEdul1.1, whole genome shotgun sequence, a single window of DNA contains:
- the LOC125669797 gene encoding diacylglycerol kinase epsilon-like: MDSLLLLGILIAVLVIIFLLMQMHRHYRLQHYEVPAPDITKGHKFYMEDQFPEQTYCNISHYKIKHGARCDSCGICVDDHNMKKANKKILCKPVSVVGTRLEHHWVQGNLPLYSKCSTCNEDCGTMPHICDRKCAWCQQTVHEGCSPLSDFCDLGSNKTAIVPPTCIKLKSVGIKGRKHLVIKEASIPDIKNWSPLIVIGNRKSGNNDGEYILRSFKTLLNSAQVIDLNDDSPENALEWCRLLPTVTFRVLVCGGDGSIGWVLSAIESLKLQNPPQVAILPLGTGNDLSRVLGWGEGYTHEDLDVNSFMRELQGAKPVKLDRWAVRIINTKKMIGKVKTMVMNNYCSMGVDALVTLNFHRQRESKPWLFAHRLINKLCYFYYGTKDVLENECKNLHQKIKVELDGQLIDLPEIEALVILNISSWGGGCQPWGAGHEENKNLKPASCSDGLLEVMGVYSSFHIAQLQVGLVDPIRLGQARLVKISLSGSKVPMQVDGEPWEQPHPAEIIITHHSQAAMLSLT; the protein is encoded by the exons ATGGATTCCCTGCTCTTACTTGGGATCTTGATAGCAGTGTTAGTCATAATATTCCTGCTGATGCAGATGCACAGACACTACAGACTGCAGCACTATGAGGTACCTGCCCCAGACATAACCAAGGGTCACAAATTCTACATGGAGGACCAGTTTCCCGAACAAACCTACTGTAACATTAGTCACTATAAAATCAAACACGGGGCTCGCTGCGACAGCTGTGGAATTTGTGTTGATGATCACAACATGAAGAAAGCCAATAAAAAGATTCTTTGTAAACCAGTGTCTGTTGTAGGTACAAGACTTGAACATCACTGGGTACAGGGTAATCTCCCCTTGTATAGTAAGTGCTCCACGTGCAATGAAGACTGTGGAACTATGCCACATATTTGTGATCGGAAATGTGCCTGGTGCCAACAGACTGTTCACGAAGGGTGTTCTCCGCTGTCTGACTTCTGTGATTTAGGATCCAACAAAACTGCCATAGTCCCACCAACTTGTATTAAGCTGAAAAGTGTAGGAATAAAAGGTCGGAAACATCTAGTCATTAAAGAAGCTTCTATCCCCGACATCAAAAACTGGAGTCCTTTGATTGTCATAGGTAATCGAAAGAGTGGCAATAACGATGGGGAATACATACTGAGGTCTTTCAAAACACTCCTAAACTCAGCACAG GTTATAGACCTAAATGATGACTCACCAGAGAACGCCTTGGAATGGTGCCGGTTACTGCCAACGGTCACTTTCCGTGTGCTAGTCTGTGGGGGAGACGGAAGCATTGGCTGGGTATTAAGTGCCATAGAATCCCTAAAGTTACAG AATCCTCCTCAAGTGGCCATCTTGCCCCTTGGAACAGGAAATGACCTTTCACGAGTGCTAGGCTGGGGGGAGGGCTATACTCATGAAGACCTTGATGTCAATAGTTTTATGAGAGAGCTTCAGGGAGCTAAGCCTGTTAAACTAGATAG ATGGGCTGTTAGGATTATCAATACAAAGAAAATGATTGGAAAAGTTAAAACA ATGGTTATGAATAACTACTGTTCCATGGGTGTGGATGCATTGGTGACTTTGAACTTTCATCGTCAGAGGGAATCCAAACCATGGTTGTTTGCACATAGACTTATTAATAAG ctGTGTTACTTTTATTATGGCACCAAGGATGTGTTAGAAAATGAATGTAAAAACCTGCACCAGAAAATTAAG GTGGAGTTGGATGGGCAATTGATAGATTTACCTGAGATTGAGGCTCTCGTTATCCTTAACATCAGCAGCTGGGGAGGGGGGTGTCAGCCGTGGGGGGCCGGGCATGAGgagaataaaaatttaaaaccagcCAG CTGCAGTGATGGACTTTTGGAGGTGATGGGTGTATACTCCTCTTTCCATATTGCCCAGCTTCAGGTAGGCCTGGTGGACCCGATTAGACTCGGTCAGGCCAGACTTGTCAAG ATAAGTTTGAGTGGAAGCAAAGTACCTATGCAGGTGGATGGTGAGCCCTGGGAGCAGCCCCACCCCGCCGAGATAATAATTACCCACCACAGTCAGGCGGCCATGCTGTCCCTGACATAA
- the LOC125670838 gene encoding meteorin-like protein, translated as MMRLTVPESGQYLLCIAIFCLHGCLAKVCDLCDCSISDLNTEIPAVQNIKTVCNEGNIEWISPYGALRVELSYTTGGLYETCFKIQTENVKIKVSQESWKNSKSHFANVLPQSSLLKPLFSVNGKTNEYCLYSNTPVLLYLEPERTHDMSGFPRMNLQYVLERKTPRHLENELEDCRPCDTKELIRSYCTSDFVFVGEMGQVRHREGDDKTEVEFHVTRVVRKLSTLYFKPNVDIQQQYGKIVVPKKCQVRHGGGIFLITGKVRFGELAKTCSPYLSDWENLANTAIRDGRMECPLVL; from the exons ATGATGCGATTAACGGTGCCCGAAAGTGGACAATACCTGTTGTGTATTGCGATTTTTTGCCTGCATGGATGTCTCGCCAAAGTATGCGACTTGTGCGACTGTTCCATAAG TGATTTGAATACTGAGATTCCCGCGGTTCAGAATATCAAGACAGTCTGCAACGAGGGAAACATCGAATGGATTAGTCCATACGGGGCTCTGCGTGTCGAGCTTAGTTACACCACCGGAGGATTGTACGAGACATGCTTCAAAATACAGacagaaaatgtgaaaataaaagTGTCTCAAGAATCTTGGAAGAACTCTAAATCTCATTTTGCAAACGTTTTGCCACAGTCATCTTTGCTCAAGCCATTATTTAGCGTCAATGGAAAGActaatgaatattgtttatattcgaACACTCCCGTCCTACTGTATTTAGAGCCAGAACGAACTCACGATATGTCCGGATTTCCTCGGATGAATTTACAGTATGTGTTAGAGAGAAAGACGCCTCGAcatttagaaaatgaattagAGG ATTGTCGACCATGTGATACCAAAGAGTTAATTCGGTCGTACTGCACCAGTGATTTCG tttttgttGGCGAAATGGGTCAAGTCCGACACCGAGAAGGGGACGACAAAACGGAAGTAGAATTCCACGTGACGCGTGTCGTCAGGAAGTTAAGTACCTTGTACTTCAAGCCCAATGTAGACATTCAGCAACAATATGGCAAAATTGTAGTTCCCAAAAAATGTCAGGTACGACATGGAGGAGGGATTTTCTTAATCACAGGGAAGGTCCGGTTTGGAGAGCTTGCGAAGACATGTTCTCCGTATTTGTCAGACTGGGAAAACCTTGCAAATACGGCCATCCGAGACGGAAGAATGGAGTGCCCTTTAGTCTTGTAG